From Nicotiana tabacum cultivar K326 chromosome 22, ASM71507v2, whole genome shotgun sequence, one genomic window encodes:
- the LOC142175983 gene encoding uncharacterized protein LOC142175983 gives MAALPNFEEGKSTYRPPRFNGQYYGWWKTRMHDFIMAADSELWDVICDSPHVLMKKLGETGPMVPKDKKEYSDIDRKTVEKDYRAKKILVCRIGPDEYNIISTCDSAKEIWETLQTAHEGTTQVKQSKIEMLTIENKLVRKILNVLPGSWESKVNVITEAKYLQTLTMDELIGNLKIYEMKRKKDSERREPNKEKNLVLKAENSDSSEEDSDMADLTKMFQKMVRRNDGIPKRRSLSKARNNDLCHNQKSAAENVVKQVLAAWGDSSNELEGEPDAENSSMMAVKTKTTKYDSLFALMAQSNDDEEDENDEVNFRDVQRNLKSYSSKKLRSLGNVLIDAYYSLINDKEILTIELGDAEQSRDDLVETIESVSYKKHTLEEKIAAIEQERDVFLVIITDLEETIEGLNSELRPASIDKGKVVASE, from the exons atGGCTGCTCTACCTAACTTTGAGGAAGGAAAATCTACCTACAGACCTCCTAGATTCAATGGTCAGTACTACGGTTGGTGGAAGACTCGTATGCATGATTTTATAATGGCTGCAGACTCAGAACTGTGGGACGTCATTTGTGATAGTCCACATGTTCTTATGAAGAAGCTTGGAGAAACTGGACCGATGGTGCCGAAAGACAAAAAAGAGTACAGTGATATTGATAGAAAAACCGTAGAAAAGGACTatcgtgccaagaaaatcttgGTATGTAGGAtaggacctgatgagtacaacATAATCTCAACTTGTGATtctgccaaagaaatatgggaaacaTTGCAAACCGCACATGAAGGAACTACTCAGGTCAAGCAGTCCAAGATTGAAATGCTCACCATTGA aaacaagcttgtaaggaagATTCTCAATGTTCTACCTGGCTCTTGGGAGAGTAAGGTGAATGTCATCACTGAAGCTAAATATCTACAAACTCTAACCATGGATGAGCTGATTGGAAATCTGAAAATatacgagatgaaaagaaagaaagatagtgAAAGGAGAGAGCCAAataaggaaaagaacctggtgcTCAAGGCTGAAAACAGTGACTCAAGTGAAGAAGATAGTGATATGGCCGATCTTACTAAAAtgtttcaaaagatggttcgaagaAATGATGGTATACCAAAGAGGCGCAGTTTAAGTAAGGCAAGGAACAATGATCTCTGTCACAA TCAAAAAAGTGCAGCTGAAAATGTTGTGAAGCAAGttcttgctgcttggggagactcctccaaTGAATTAGAGGGGGAACCAGATGCAGAAAATAGCTCCATGATGGCAGTGAAAACTAAAACAACGAAATATGACTCACTGTTTGCGCTGATGGCTCAGTCAAACGATGATGAAGAGGATGaaaatgatgaggtaaatttcagggatgttcagagaaatctgaagtcTTACTCTTCTAAGAAACTAAGGTCATTAGGAAATGTTCTAATTGATGCATATTATAGCCTTATTAATGATAAGGAGATTTTGACCATAGAGCTAGGAGATgctgaacaatctagagatgatctcGTG GAAACCATAGAAAGTGTTAGCTATAAAAAGCATACTctagaagagaaaattgcagctaTTGAGCAAGAGAGGGATGTCTTTTTGGTGATAATCACTGACCTAGAGGAAACTATTGAGGGACTCAATTCAGAACTTAGGCCTGCAAGTATTGACAAAGGGAAAGTAGTAGCTAGTGAGTAA